Sequence from the Rhodanobacter sp. genome:
GAGCTGTACATGGCCATCGGCATCTCTGGTGCCATCCAGCACCTCACCGGCATCAAGGACGCTGGCACCATCGTGGCGATCAACAAGGATGCCGAGGCACCGATCTTCGAGGTGGCGGATTTCGGGCTGGTTGGGGATTTGTTCAAGCTCATACCGGAGCTGGAGCAGGCGTTGTAAGCAAAAGCCGCCCACATGAATCTCAACAGTTTCAAGGCATACGACATTCGTGGTCGAGTTCCGGATGAATTGAACGAGGATCTCGCGCGGCGCATCGGCAACGCTACAGCACAGCTGTTGGCGCCTGGCCCGGTCGTCCTCGGACGCGACGTGCGCCTCAGCAGCCCCGCCCTGCAGCACGCGCTCGCAGACGGCATCACAGCTAGCGGGCGCAACGTCATCGATATCGGCCTGTGCGGCACTGAAGAGGTTTACTTCCAGACGGCACAGCGAGGCGCGGCTGGCGGCATCATGGTGACCGCCAGCCATAACCCGATGGACTACAACGGGCTCAAGCTGGTCCGCGAACAATCGAGACCCATCAGTGGCGATTCGGGCCTATGTTCGATCCGCGATGCTGTTGCCGCCGGAACGTTCATCGAAGCTCGCGCACGCGGCGAGATCGTGCAGGACACCGATAAGCATGCCTATATCGATCACCTGCTCGGCTATGTCGAGCGGGCCTCGCTCAAGCCGCTCAAGATCGTCGCCAACCCCGGTAACGGCGGCGCCGGACTGGTGATCGACGCGCTTGCACCCCACCTGCCCTTCGAGTTCGTGCGCATCCAACACGAACCCGATGGCCGCTTCCCGCATGGCATTCCCAATCCGCTGCTACCGGAAAACCGCGAGGCGACGGCACATGCGGTGCGCAACCATGGGGCTGACCTAGGGATTGCATGGGATGGTGACTTCGACCGTTGCTTCTTCTTCGACGCCCAAGGGCGCTTCATCGAAGGTTATTACCTCGTTGGCCTGCTGGCCAAATCCTTGCTGGCCTCGCATCCAGGGGCCAAGGTCATCCATGATCCACGCCTGACCTGGAACACCATCGCCATGGTCGAACAGGCCGGCGGCGAGCACGTTCAAAGCAAGACGGGCCATGCCTTCATCAAGGAGCGTATGCGCGCCGAGAACGC
This genomic interval carries:
- a CDS encoding phosphohexose mutase encodes the protein MNLNSFKAYDIRGRVPDELNEDLARRIGNATAQLLAPGPVVLGRDVRLSSPALQHALADGITASGRNVIDIGLCGTEEVYFQTAQRGAAGGIMVTASHNPMDYNGLKLVREQSRPISGDSGLCSIRDAVAAGTFIEARARGEIVQDTDKHAYIDHLLGYVERASLKPLKIVANPGNGGAGLVIDALAPHLPFEFVRIQHEPDGRFPHGIPNPLLPENREATAHAVRNHGADLGIAWDGDFDRCFFFDAQGRFIEGYYLVGLLAKSLLASHPGAKVIHDPRLTWNTIAMVEQAGGEHVQSKTGHAFIKERMRAENAVYGGEMSAHHYFRDFAYCDSGMIPWLLIAGLISRTGQPLAAMIEDRIQAYPCSGEINFKVKDAKAAMDRVMSRYAPLDPILDHTDGISADFGRWRFNLRCSNTEPLLRLNVEARSDAELVQHQVSEIAALITAN